The DNA sequence GTTAAAGTATATTTGAGGgaaataaaatatacacagaTCATGCATACAGTTTAAAATATGGACAACTGAAAAAGACACACAAATATGTTTTGCTCTTatgtatacaaatatatataaaatatatacaaataaatcTATATTGGGAAGAAAAGTGTGTTAAACGTGCAACTTAAACAATCTGCAACTTAACTTGTACAAAGGTTGGAATGAGAATGCATGTGGGGTTTGCAGAAATGCAATGAAGCTGAGATGGAGAGCTGTCAAGTCCCTagtacagtgatggccaacctatgacacacgtgtcagcactgacacgcatagccatttttgctgacatgctgccgcatgcagattgattggatgactaatgtcttttgtggccaaatttggtgtgatctggtccagtggttttgttgtttactccatgggaattatgcacatttcatttatatatatatatatatatatatatatatatatatatatatatatatatataaatgtaatgtgcataattcccatagagtaaacatggagtgtgtgtgtgtgtgtgtgtgtgtgtgtgtgtgtgtgtgtgtatatatatatatatatatatataattgtagtatattattatattattactattatattattattatattattcattattcatgattacattgaaactacaaccgagagaaatcagcgtggaaactgcaagaggtaccatagattgttgtacatggaaataatagtagtaaatagtttttgatttattaaatacagttatatattacaattatatatttttgttatttaaactctatatattgtgaaattacggtttttttctcgaagtgacacaccacccaagtcatgctaggttttttggtgaattttgacacaccaagtgcaaaaggttgcccatcattgccctagtaCTTCAAAACAGTAATTCTTCCAAATTAAGTCACGTATTCATGTCTGACTTTTAAAACATTGGTGCCTTCAGCTTTACTTGATTACTCACCACAGAAGGCCCAGCAGGACCCACCACAACTTTCTCTGTCTGGGGCTGGTAGCCATCTGCTGATGCAGTAACTGTGTAAGTGCCAGGCAAAAGCAGCCGGAAATAGTCACCCTGTTCACCtgtaagaagaagaaagacaagaaTAACACAGCAAATAAGTACCTTGTGGGCCTCTCATGGCTAATCTTGGTTGCACAACTAGGAGGTCTACCACATTCATTTGGCCCTGGTTCTTGCTTTCCCTGAATTTATAGATCAACCCATTGACACTCATCTACCATGAACAGCTCAGACTCACAACTCTATGTCTAGATAGAAAACAGGTACATCAGAATGGAAGCTTTGAGGATGTTTAAAGAACGATCCAATTAGACCAAGACCTTGAACTAAAGCATTTACCTCTCTGTTAAGCAGCCTTTCTAGATTAAGGGAGAGAATGGCAAAAGATGAGGATTCAGGTATTGAGCATAATTAAATTCAAGATCACTGTGTGTAGGGAGAGGGTACAAACAACATATCTGACCCAATGCTCTCCCTTTATTCCCATTATGTGCTGGAAACTCTGCCATTCAAAACCAGGTTAaaataaacctggtttactcagaAATttgttaactagttaaaattcatgagtaaaccaagtttcGGGGGGCGTTTGaaacctttttttggggggggggggttgaacgcTTAACACACACCCCCTCAGGCTATGGCCCTGTTCATATGTATCCCTCTCTATAAGAGGACAGAGTTGAGTTTGCCAGCTCAGCTTTCCTATTATCCCATATGAGCTGgccattgactgtaataaagtgaacttgaactatTCTCCTAAACTAGTTTGTTGCCCTCAAGTGTTAGGGAAGATGCTATTCCATCACTATAGTCCCATAAACTTTtacaaagagggagaaagagacatCTTATCTTTCACCTCAAGAAGCAAAATATCCTGTGTTTTGGTGACAAAATAGACCTGTGAGCAGTGTCTCAGTGAGCTGACTGAACACTGGGATGTCCTTGTGGTTTTATCAACTCTATGGAGTTCAGAAAtactttttcagaaagaaaaagaacagataCAAGCCCCCAAGACTCAAAATGATCTCAGCTTCCCCACTGAAACATGATAAGGGGTGAGAGGAGGGGGAGACATCACGTACCACAGTGACATTGTATGCACTACCGATTCAACACTTAAAATACTATATTAACACAAGGCTGAAAAAATGAACTAAAATATACCCTTAAATTTGCAGTAAGTTTACCAACTtcacagaaaaaaaacatttctgaaaagtaacaccccccccccattggaaATTGTACAGACTTTTCAAAAGgactttaaaaatctattttgtgGAACTATTCTTCAAGAATTTTCTAATTCTGCTTGATAAAACTATCTGATGAGACCTTTTAAATTGTGTAAGTGAACTAATTTGTTAAAGTTTATGCTATAAGAACCGTGGGAGTTAAAATTATTTAGCATGCCTAAGAACTTTATAGCCATAACATCCTGGGACCACATGGAAACTCTGGACTGATTCCAAACAGCAAATAAAATAGAATGTGATCATAGAGATGAACAATAGAGATAAAAccatagagaaaaagaatagagAGATCCATAGAGCATAAAATACTGCTTGAAATACAGAAAACGGAAATAATTAAAAGGGCTATAAACAACAGCATACTAAAAGTGAAAGTGGTCAAAGGAGGCACTAcaacaaatatttgaaaattcgtcatctgtttttttaaaagatagccTGATTACAGACTGTAATGTCAACAAGACCAAGATTCAAGGATCAGAAATATCATAAGAGGAATATCCAATGAGGGAAATCTTGacccaattaaaaacaattacagacAGAATGAAACATTTGGAGGCCAGGATTAGCAAGAGAATTACACAGGTTGAATATTATTTACAGAAAGGGAAACAAGAGATGAAGAAAGATATGCTACAGATGGCTGACACAATtagtccatgagatcacgaagagtcggaatcgactgggcgactgagcagcagcagcaactttttaaaatatgacaaTAGTACATTACAGTGgactactgtaaagtctgcacattttgcatcatattagtgtaacacaagccaacaagtatttttcatcaaatataattttaggtcatttttATAGAGTTTTTTGCGctaaattcagatctgtgtttatttttctctatcacatgTAATTTTTGCAATAAGGCTAactgaataattaatgcatttacgcactagaataatagaatttaattgatatcagtgcataaatacattaattattcaATTAACCTAATTGCTAAAACTACACATGATAGAGATAGAAAttaacacagatctgaattcagtgcaaaaaactctgtaagaatgacctaaaattatatctgatgaaaaatatttgttggcttgtgtaattGAAGAGGCACAAAAAAAGACACAAATGGATTTCCAAAGAGATTCAATCTAACTCCAAGATTATAAtacatgccaaaaaaaaaacctctttgagGTTGAGAGGAATACCGGAATCTGTGCAGAAATTTGATATGGCAATAAAAGTTGTGGCTGGGATATTTGGCAGACCAGGGCAAGTGGTTGAGACTCAAACTGACAGGACCTTTAGGGTCAAATCCCAACATACAATAAGGAATAAACTTGAATTCTGCTTGAATTAGGAAATACCAGGATTGCAGTATTAAGAGAACTTCCATCTCAGACTATAAAGAAAATAAGATATTCCCTTTTCCTGAGAAATAAATTTAAGAATCAAACAGGAAAACCCAAAAGGACTGATGGTATCTCAAGGATAAAGGTTAATATCAGTCATGAAAGCCCAGAATTCCTATGGGAGGTTCAGAAAAGACCTAGATTCAGAGGAAAAATCAGAGGGCAATGGAGAAAGGGAACACCTGGGAGGGCAGAAGCAGAAGGCAACCTCAATAGATCCTAGATAAAGAAGACATTCAACTACAGTGGCAGGCCACTCCATATGATGAAGAAGAATCGGATTATCATCTACTATTTCAAGAACTAGAACCCTGAGGATACTTTCTTTAAATATATATGGACTGGATTTGCCAAACAAAAAAGAAGAGCTTTTCATTATTTGTGATTACAGTGTTCTCTCGCAATCTCGCGGTTCGCTTTCCGCGGATTTGCTCTATCACGGaattttttattcatttgtttgtttgtttacccattgctgcttttaatagttaagtggtgGGGGAGCTCCTACCCTCACTTCCGGGTTCACCCCAGAGGCGGCCATTTTTGAGCACGCGATTTCAGAGTCTCATGAGAGTGCCccgttgtgatgcctcatgggccttgtagtcctgttcctagtgccatcgtggcagatgaagacgaaaacatggggttttcgccggttcaacaagagccggaatcttttcacctgccggatgttgatgtttgtacccaagaactcagtaaaacagaccttgggcattcctcgcccccgttccctaggagacagtcctattctgcagacagaggagtgagggaacagaatcgcaggagtttacggactgcagccaaacaacaggctgattagacctgcttcccttgggaaattctaaggagtcttgcatctggacaaagttgggtttcgcttcccgttctctagggaaagaggttgttggcgggaaaacaagaccccaatataggtgcctgacacgggagaatctttgcagagtcaacagagcagcttcaggagtaagatcgtgtgtggacttcgcaaccccagttccttgcttcccggatcaagtattcaagatttgccttgccttgttttaaccacggaccttgttaaagaatcaagattgtatccagccttgttgtcaagctaccttggactcctaagactctggcatttccccacactattgcttggcaatagtgtgtgtttcggttattggattaaaactttgaactctaatatcatttattggacaatacatttttggactatatttgaccttatttgaaaggtctgcctctgaactatattcttcacttgtttttattgcttttatatatttacttaataaagatattagatagagattggcctccgtgtatggttcttggtgccccgctGCCTTGGGTCTGACACCCGTGCCTCGGAGGTGTGGCTTGTGCATGGGGCACTCTCTCGAGACTATGAAATTGCACACTCAAAAATGGCCACTGCCAGGGCGAACTCGGAAGTGAGGGTAGGAGCCTCCTGCGCATCGCAAAGTGCTTGTGCCTCGGTCTGAGGTGGTGCTGGGGGTGGCACAAAAAGATAGAGCAAGCGCGAGCACTCAGATGAATCGTGTCTCATGCACAGGAACCGGAAAACAGGCGTAGTGAACCTGAGAGTGTAGCTCCTCTGCTGCTGCTcgcccccctctctctcacacccTCTCTCCTTTGCTTGCTCGCTCGCTTACTGGGTGGAGTggtcttccttcttccctggcttcaggagcagaggcagctagGGCAACATGGCAGTCACAAAGCAAGGGGCCCGCCGATGCTGGTAAGAAAGGCTTCACTCCCTCCAGGGTTtgcaaggggagaaaggccacctgactattaaaataatgtttacatattaaaataaatatagtgccgctACTTCgcagtttttcacttttcacgggcaggcctggaacctaacctgtgcaaaaagtgagggaacactgtgccagaaagaaaaagaaattcctactcaagatttatggattacaaaaatgatggatctggcagTAATGGACCAATTTGACTAGGCTTATACAATCACCAGATCCTTCTAAATTGGAAGAAGAATGGCAGTCTTTTACTgattatttaaaagaagaaaaggaaatgaaaatattGCCTTTTCTAGAGCACTAAGAGAAAATTATTAGTAAAGGGATGTAGGAATAACacgaaaagaaaaaatagaaaagttaatgacaagaataacaggatcccCAATGATATTCAAGTgatcctggaaagttaatctaccaTAGATAAGAAGTTTTATGACAAAAAGAATAGATTTTTTGAATATAAAGAGAACAGCAAAGACAAGATAGGAAGCATTAGTTGgggctttctattttccatttctcaacttTTCTATTTCCCTTGTTTCAAAACTGTATACCAATTTTCTATCCTTCTCtttcattagatttttttttcacttttgctgtTTTCAAAACCAAAATTTATCTAGTTTTCATTTGAATTGCAAATATGGAGAAATGTAACTAGAAGAAAAGTGATTTAAATATCACTTAAGAAAATCAATCTGGACAACATCAAGTTGAATACTAACCTGCAGTGACATCATGGCCAATTCCTTCCACCGAAATGACAGCACCAGCAACTTTGTTGTTATCCTCATCTGTCACCATGCCTTTGATGCCATGATGAACCTGAAGAACAGAAAGAGTGAACTGTCCTAAGACTGGAAGTTGAAACATGCAGGAGGAAAAATAGCAGCCAGCACAGAGTGTATTTACTAAGCTCAGCCTAACCAACCTCAATCCCTACTAGGAACCAGTGAATCCTTACTACTGCAAATTTATTTGATGCTTAGACCACAGGTCTTTCACATgcaaggcaaacaaacaaatacatgaaaCCAGAttcttaaatataatataaatacaatataaaatacagtacaatatTCTGTGAGAAATTTGGTTTTGGCCAGAATttctcaaaatccacaattttttaaaagaagagaggaagaattAAAATGGCAGTTTTCTTCACAAATACACCATTACAAGACAGAGCTTTGCATATAGACAGTCTCAGCTCAAATGTCTGGCATGACTAGAAAGGGTTTGGAAAGAAAAACCACTGCCTTCATACAAGCTACTTGGTATGAGATAGATTTCCTATAGGTATCAGTCAGAGATGAGTCCCAAGTTAAGACACTTGTTAAAGAGCAGCAGGAAGATGAGAGAGAGTGGCATCTTGTCAGTTCATTACCTCCTCTATGTAGGCAATCAGTGCTTCACGATTTGCTAGCCACTCAAACTCCAGATCTTCCTGTGGTGGGAATTTGTTGCAGCTCAGTTCAAGAGTAATCTCAAAGCAGTTGGTGAACAGATAATTGAAGTCCTGCATCCCTGTAAGCCAGACAGTTGAGAATGTTTATTGGTTAATTACATAAAACCATTTCTAGCCTAACCACATCTTAGCTTGTGAGTCAACAGTAGCAATGAAATGATTAAACAAATCCAGGCAAACATCACTGGCACAAAACAACAGGTCAAAAAAACAACAGGTCAACGGAAAACATTAGGCAGGGCCAGAAAAAGTGTGTTCAAATGAAGCCGTTCTCATCTGCGGTTATCTAAACTCTAAGATGAAAAGAGCCAAACTTCCCGGGTTAGTGAACTCTGTAGTCAAGGTTGCTTTGCTAACAAGGTGGTCCTCGTGTGTCTTCCTTTCAACCATGCTTCAACAGGTACTGGGGACATAGAACAGACCCCGCCTAATGATCCTGACATCTGAGCAGGTACATTAAGGATGAGATAATTGTTCACCTCATAAAATTTGAGTGGATTGACTACTACAATAATGTCCTGGAGGTATACGCGATACAGTATTTTTGTACAGAGATaccattttctgtacagaaaatgatgCTTCCTACATAGAAATGGCTGTTTCCTGTGCAAAACAATCACCTAAGGATTTTGTATAGATCCAAATCACCATCAGGCTTCGAAAACAGTTTTTTGAAGATTTTCTCTCAGCAAGAAGAACATTGCTAATATTACTTATTGTTTCTCTCCAGAAGAAACTTAGTGAATTATGTATGTGTATGAGgtaacctcatgtataaattgagggcagaATTGGGGGCTAAAATTATGGGTCTTGATATGACTCATGAGTAAGACGAGTGGAGAAAGGGTCAGCGCCACGTCAGATGGCCAGTCATCTCTAGATATTGACACCAGCATTTCCCTACCCATTCACAAAGTCCTTTCACCGCTCTACTCAGAGGAAgggatggagatagatagatagatatggtgtAGTATTAACTCCTATCAAAACAGAAACTGTCCCTTTCTCTGaacagagtggcaaaaggcaagaccgtagtccatcccaggagaacccaaaagaagcCTGACCCTTTATTCTCTCTTGGTGCTTCTTCAAAGGGAAGCGGCAAAGAGTCATCACCACAATGTtttcacccaggcattcaaaaagaccagaagcagaACCATGGCAACAAGAGTAGAGAGGactggtgtttcttttaggttcttttgGGATGAaccaagctcttgccttttgccactctactcaaagaaggggatggttccttttttatatatataacagtTAACTACAGATAAGTTGACCCATGGGAGGGGCATTTCTAGAGTTTGTGTGAGTATATACAGCATAATTCTATGCCTAGGCTATCCTTGCCTCCAAATTATGCCTCCTTCTACATTTCCTGTCTTGTGCTCTCACTCCCTTGACTGTACCTTTGCTGAGGGAGTACCAAGAGGCTCCATTGGTGATGCCTTCAGGAAAGAAGTCCCCGCAGTTTGTGCCCCGGTGCATCCTTCCATGTGCATAGGAGTAGCCCTTGGCTAGCTGtcacaaagaaaaaagaatatgctggtcAAACAATCCTACCCGCCCAGTTTGTTCCACAGTGTAGGCAAAATGAAGATCTAAATTCCTTCAATGATGAGCAAGAAAAATACTCTTACCTAGTAATTCTTTGTAGCGTCATAGTTTTTTGCCTTCCATTGTGAAAATCTACGTTAATGTAGAATGGggcaataaagaaaaaaatctaaCATGTAGTGAAAATAAAGGGGCCTTAGGCACTGAGTGGGGCAACAAAGTAGGTAGCATAGGCTTCCATAGAATAAAGCAGCTTTACATCATATTAACTGACATGGTTCAAtgatatgggatcatgggagttataatttggtgaggGAAAGACAAACTGCAATAGTGGATGTAGTCTTGTATTGACCTtctgcaaaaatatattttgataaGCTTCAGTGTGGATTATTTAGTAAGCATATATGATAGACAGAAAGAAAACATATTATGAGAGTTGAGCTGGGGTagctttatatattttaatacctATTGATATTAATTAGAagttgctttctttttttctaccttttttctttccaacactttctttcttttcttgaatttctatttcttttcttttcctcttgctTCCCCCTCTCCCTGTTACAATGTTTTAATGTTCTATTTTCTGTAGTTtgggaaaatgttaaataaagGTTGAACATAGCACTAAAATGGAATGTTTCCATGCTCTCatttttgatgtatttttctattaGATCCTTAGGGAGTAGGAGTGAAACATAAATAATGTTATGCCAGCCAACCTCAAGCCTCCTGAACTCTCTCATATCGCTACTATTATTTCAATTTAACCTTTAGCTCAGTTGGGATGACTATGGGCCCATCCAGATAGGCCCATATCCTGGGACCGGTCTGGGTTTTTATCAGAGGTGTCCAATCGATGTCTcctgtaaaaatgaattaattcggaATAACCTAAGTTATTATGAATTAATTAGATAACCCATTAGATACAGGATTTCCTGAAAGATcctggtctaatggggtattgggcctatgGGGACTCACTTCGGGATAGCCCTGGGAGTCTCCATTGTCATCCCAAATAGTTTGAGCTACTGGAGCCCAAAGGTCTGGGATggtgcctcccccctccccccctgccCTTAATTTACCCCTAAAATTAAGGAAAACTTACCTGGCTGACATAACTTTCCTCCTCAAGCCCTCCTGGAGCAAGAAAATGACACACCAAGAGACAGGGGGAAGGAGGGGGGTGGGGAGGAAaaatctcttctcctcctcccatcTCCCGGCATGTCATTTTCTCGTGCCAGGAGGGTGTGAGGGGGAAAATGATGGTCACCAGGTAAAGTTTTCCTTAATTTTTAGGGATAAATTGGGGGGATGGTATGTAGCCACCCCCTGGAAATCCTGGGTTTTGGGGGAGAGTAGGAATGGGAATCTGTGCCAAAGTGGGGGGTTTTTAACCTGCTTTGGCATGGATTTTGACACTGTCTGAAAGCGCCCTAAAAGCTACTGACAAGCTTCTTCCAATTCTGTCTCTCCCTATATTCATGTGTTCACTGAGTTTGTTCAAGTCTAATCCATCTTAGTACCCATCTTGTGCATCtcattttacttttaaatttgccACGTTTCACCTTTTTGAAGAGATTGTCATCAGGTGTAGGACTGTTGGTTGGACGCCAGACACCCCGCGTTCTCTGCTCTTGGGTTTTGTCATAGGGATAATTGGCTACTACTGCTCCGCCATGGAGATTGGCTGAGAGGACAAAATTGTAACTTTTCAGCCACTCAATCACTGCCAAAGTCTCTGGCTCCACCTgtgaagagagagaaacagaTAAAACCAGGGCAGAAGGACATCCTGATTTCCAGGATTTCCACTTGGAGACAAACTGGGATGGCATCACTTCAGAGATATCAGAGGCAGAGCTGAATGAGTCTCATCTCAAGATGTTACTATGCCTGTCAGCTGGTACAGACGTATTGGATCAACTTCAATGTTTGGAAAAGTTTATTTCAATTACAACTTCCAGCCATGACCCacaagattctggaagttgaagcccaAACTTTTTCTAGCCCTGAGTTGcatccagaggcggttcaaccaccaggttaactaggcagttgcctatgGCGCCATcatgttgggggcgccatcgaggcaactcctgtctcctgcggcatgcctccgcaaggtattgaactgctttttctgttgatttgttgtaaaacatgatgttttagtgcttaatttgtaaaatcttaatgtaatttgatgtttaataggcttttccttaattcctccttataatcaaacatttccgcttatccaacgcttttatttttcagtgattggtttgcgagggggggggggggggaccaaaattctgtttgcctacacttgaaaaatacctagggccagctctggttgcATCCACCTACCAATGCATAGCTGGCACAATTCAAAAACTGGTGATCATCTTTAACTTTCCAATATGGGATGGGCAATTATTTCAAATTGGTAAGCCAAGTATATATGCTATCTTCTGTGGAACATATGATGCCAGAGGGCATGCCCCTTTATATCAGTGGGATACCCTTTCACAATAACTGCACTAAGGGCCTTTCtagacaggccaaaatcccgagAGGAACCAGAATTTAAAATCCCGATTCCTCCCAGGATTTGGATTTTGGTGTGGGGAGGGGTGGCTAGATGCCCTCCAGGGTTGATAGAGATCAACCTGGGAGGGTATCTAGCAAGCCCCCAACCCCCAGTTTCCCTTCAAAACTTACTGGACAGGCCTGCAAACAGAAGCAGGCCTGTTCAACGGAGCAGTCATTTTGCGTAGTTTTGATGCCACAAAAAACCaggatggcaatggggattgaCCCTCAGGTTCGCAGAAGACCTTATTGAAAGgtccggatctttccaggtgtttttaaTATCTGGAATAAAAATGGAAATTcaggtttactctggattaatatgtattaacctgaggtgtcatttggactcCTCAAGCCAATCCAGAATGCATTACGGGTTTTGGCCCTGTATGGAAGGACCCTAAGATTCCACTTTAGCAGTCACAGCTGCATCCTATGAAATCATGGAGCTTGTTGCTTGGTAGGACACTTGAGTCCTTTGGCTCAGAATTCTAAGTAGACATCTCCAAATGGTAAATTCTATCATTTCATTCAATATAATCATGGCAGTTGAAATAGATACATAGacctataattgtgtagtgtgtttTACTTGATCTTTCTATCCTGTCTACATAGCTTGTGGGATCCCTGGCTTTCCATTGGACCATCAGTATGAGATTTTCATGTTAGCACTTCAATCATCTttgctttcctcccccccccccattttctctGACCTGCATAGTT is a window from the Anolis carolinensis isolate JA03-04 chromosome 3, rAnoCar3.1.pri, whole genome shotgun sequence genome containing:
- the cpn1 gene encoding carboxypeptidase N catalytic chain isoform X2, coding for MSRWLWLLGRVLLLLNVTASVNFLHHRYEELVQAMYDVKGSCPYITRLYSIGRSAQGRHLYVLEFSDYPGIHEPMEPEFKYVANMHGNEVLGRELLIQLAEFLCEEYRHGNQRITQLIHDTRIHLMPTMNPDGYEVAAAQTQHSLRDFTGRNNANAVDLNRNFPDLNSIMYHNEKHGGPNHHLPLPDNWRNQVEPETLAVIEWLKSYNFVLSANLHGGAVVANYPYDKTQEQRTRGVWRPTNSPTPDDNLFKKLAKGYSYAHGRMHRGTNCGDFFPEGITNGASWYSLSKGMQDFNYLFTNCFEITLELSCNKFPPQEDLEFEWLANREALIAYIEEVHHGIKGMVTDEDNNKVAGAVISVEGIGHDVTAGEQGDYFRLLLPGTYTVTASADGYQPQTEKVVVGPAGPSVGCHFATPL